Proteins found in one Polyangiaceae bacterium genomic segment:
- a CDS encoding AMP-binding protein, with product MKTQLDHVYELERTRPDALWLTQPMGGGRLRELSYSEAMSEVRRMAAHLVSLGLPDKSRIALFSKNSAWWMLADLAIWMAGHVSVPLYPTLTAESIRQILEHSEAELIFIGKLDGFEAMAPGIPTELRRITLPLSPTLDVPTWNDVIEKTEPLSGEPSPNEDDLATIIYTSGSTGVPKGVMHSFRSMCEPGRGIVKAFDITTEDRMLSYLPLAHAFERYVVETGALLSGFQVFYAESLDTFVQDLKRARPTLFVSVPRLWQKFQLGVQAKMPPARMNLMLKVPILSGVVRRKVLSGLGLDHCRIAGSGSAPIPAQLIEWYRSLGLELLEGYGMTENFSYSHMSKPGRVRVGYVGHTTEGVTCKISEEGEVLVKSPGNMLGYYKAPELTREVLDEDGWLHTGDQGEIDEQGRLKITGRVKELFKTSKGKYVAPAPIENELLLHPDVELACVTGGDFPQPWGMVVLSEQAREKVKSERERIGQSLASYLKEVNGSLNQHEQLSFIAVISDEWTIENGLLTPTLKLKRSAIEKKYGALAKSWHDEKQPVVWT from the coding sequence ATGAAGACCCAGCTCGATCACGTCTACGAGCTCGAGCGCACCCGGCCGGACGCCCTGTGGCTCACGCAGCCGATGGGGGGCGGACGCCTTCGGGAGCTCAGCTACTCCGAAGCGATGAGCGAGGTACGGCGGATGGCCGCTCACCTCGTTTCCCTGGGCCTTCCGGACAAGAGCCGGATCGCCCTGTTCAGCAAGAACAGCGCCTGGTGGATGCTCGCGGATCTGGCCATCTGGATGGCCGGCCACGTGTCCGTCCCGCTCTACCCCACGCTCACGGCCGAGAGCATTCGGCAGATCCTCGAGCACAGCGAGGCGGAGCTGATCTTCATCGGCAAGCTGGACGGCTTCGAGGCCATGGCGCCCGGCATTCCCACCGAGCTCCGCCGCATCACCCTGCCGCTGTCCCCCACCCTCGACGTGCCGACCTGGAACGACGTCATCGAGAAGACCGAGCCGCTCTCCGGCGAGCCCTCCCCGAACGAAGACGACCTCGCCACCATCATCTACACCTCGGGCAGCACCGGCGTTCCCAAGGGCGTGATGCACAGCTTCCGCTCCATGTGCGAGCCCGGCCGCGGCATCGTGAAGGCCTTCGACATCACCACCGAGGACCGCATGCTGTCCTACCTGCCGTTGGCCCACGCCTTCGAGCGTTACGTGGTGGAGACGGGCGCGTTGCTCTCCGGCTTCCAGGTGTTCTACGCCGAGAGCCTGGACACCTTCGTTCAAGATCTCAAGCGCGCGCGCCCCACGCTGTTCGTGTCGGTGCCGCGGCTGTGGCAAAAGTTCCAGCTCGGCGTGCAGGCCAAGATGCCCCCCGCTCGCATGAACCTCATGCTCAAGGTCCCCATCTTGAGCGGCGTCGTGCGGCGAAAGGTGCTCTCGGGCCTCGGCCTAGATCACTGTCGCATCGCCGGCTCGGGCTCCGCGCCCATCCCGGCGCAGCTCATCGAGTGGTACCGCTCCCTGGGCCTCGAGCTGCTCGAGGGCTACGGCATGACGGAGAACTTCTCCTACTCCCACATGAGCAAGCCAGGCCGCGTGCGCGTGGGCTACGTGGGCCACACCACCGAAGGCGTCACCTGCAAGATCAGCGAGGAGGGCGAGGTCTTGGTGAAGAGCCCGGGCAACATGCTCGGGTACTACAAGGCGCCGGAGCTCACGCGGGAGGTGCTGGACGAGGACGGCTGGCTCCACACCGGTGACCAGGGCGAGATCGACGAGCAAGGCCGCTTGAAGATCACCGGTCGGGTCAAGGAGCTGTTCAAGACCAGCAAGGGCAAGTACGTCGCCCCCGCGCCCATCGAGAACGAGCTCTTGCTGCACCCGGACGTGGAGCTCGCCTGCGTGACCGGCGGGGATTTCCCGCAGCCCTGGGGCATGGTGGTGCTCTCGGAGCAGGCACGCGAAAAGGTGAAGAGCGAGCGCGAGCGGATCGGGCAATCCCTCGCCAGCTACTTGAAGGAGGTCAACGGCTCCCTCAATCAGCACGAGCAACTGAGCTTCATCGCCGTGATCTCCGACGAGTGGACCATCGAGAACGGCCTTCTGACGCCCACGTTGAAGCTCAAGCGCAGCGCCATCGAGAAAAAGTACGGCGCCCTGGCCAAGAGCTGGCACGACGAAAAGCAGCCAGTCGTCTGGACGTGA
- a CDS encoding adenylate/guanylate cyclase domain-containing protein, with amino-acid sequence MKQMLALTVSILVLYLGAALAVFRAGDSGWLLEGLFYVTSASAIVVVGARLAYKLRAGEFLARQELGRERDNAEQLLLNILPASIVARLKKDQTAIAEGFRDATVMFADLVGFTPLSAQMSPKALVEMLNEVFSRFDALTEKYGLEKIKTIGDAYMVAGGLPTPRSDHAILVANMALEMREVVENLETPTGDRLQVRIGINTGPVAAGVIGTKKFTYDLWGDTVNTAARMETHADPGDIQVTERSYERLKRQFHLEPRGTIEVKGKGGMRTYLLVGKHRPLA; translated from the coding sequence ATGAAGCAAATGCTCGCGCTCACGGTGAGCATCCTGGTTCTGTACCTGGGCGCGGCCTTGGCCGTGTTTCGCGCCGGGGATTCCGGTTGGCTCTTGGAGGGGCTGTTCTACGTCACCAGCGCCAGCGCCATCGTGGTGGTGGGCGCGCGCCTCGCGTACAAGCTGCGCGCCGGCGAGTTCCTCGCGCGCCAGGAGCTCGGCCGCGAGCGGGACAACGCCGAGCAGCTGCTGCTCAACATCTTGCCGGCGTCCATCGTGGCGCGGCTCAAGAAGGACCAGACCGCCATCGCCGAGGGCTTTCGCGACGCCACCGTGATGTTCGCGGATCTCGTCGGCTTCACCCCGCTGAGCGCCCAGATGAGCCCCAAGGCGCTCGTGGAAATGCTGAACGAGGTGTTCTCTCGCTTCGACGCCCTCACGGAGAAGTACGGCCTCGAGAAGATCAAGACCATTGGCGACGCCTACATGGTGGCCGGTGGCTTGCCCACGCCGCGAAGCGATCACGCCATTCTCGTGGCCAACATGGCTCTGGAGATGCGCGAGGTCGTCGAGAACCTGGAGACGCCCACCGGGGATCGGCTCCAGGTCCGCATCGGCATCAACACCGGGCCCGTCGCCGCCGGCGTCATCGGCACCAAGAAGTTCACCTACGACCTGTGGGGCGACACCGTGAACACCGCCGCCCGCATGGAAACCCACGCGGACCCGGGGGACATTCAAGTCACCGAACGCAGCTACGAGCGCCTCAAGCGCCAGTTCCACCTCGAGCCCCGCGGCACCATCGAGGTGAAGGGCAAGGGCGGCATGCGCACCTACCTGTTGGTGGGCAAGCATCGCCCCCTGGCCTGA